From the genome of Ailuropoda melanoleuca isolate Jingjing chromosome 5, ASM200744v2, whole genome shotgun sequence:
tttatccATTGAAGAAAAGATCGACATCATAAATGCGGTAGAAAGTGgcaagaaaaaggcagaaattgcAGCTGaatatggaataaagaaaaattcgTTGTCTTCTATTATGAAGAATAAAGACAAGGTTCTAGAAGCCTTTGAATCTCTGAGATTTgatccaaagagaaaaagactgagaACTGCTTTTTACACCGATCTGGAAGAGGCATTAATGAGGTGGTATCGAATTGCTCAGTGTCTAAATGTACCAGTTAATGGTCCGATGTTGCGTCTAAAAGCTAATGATTTTGCCCAGAAACTGGGACATAATGATTTTAAGTGCAGTAATGGTTGGCTGGATCGCTTTAAATCCAGGTATGGTTTAGTATTCAGAGCTCAACCTGTAGAAGCTACAGGTGTATCAGTCGACCCTTCAACGGTCTGGCACCAAAATGTACTTccttattatttaaatgattatcatcctaaaaatgtttttaatataaaagagaCGGGGCTGCTTTATCGAATGTTGCCTACaaatacatttgcatttaaaggAGAAACATGCTCAATTGGAAAGTTATGCAAAGACAGAATAACTCTGGTGGTTGGGACGAATATGGATGGCTCAGAGAAACTTCCTTTGCTTATCAttggaaaaaacagaaatccacATTGTTTCAAAGGTATAAAATCATTGCCTGTGTGTTATGAAGCTAACAGAATGGCATGGATGACCTCAGATATATTTGAACAATGGATGCGGAAGCTTGATGAGAAATTTCAAGCCCAGCAACGAAGAGTGGtgatttttgttgattcttttccTTCACATCCAGAGGTAAAGGACCTAAAGTCCATTGAGTTAGCGTTCTTTCCATCATGTTTATCTTCCAAATTTATAGCTATGAAACAAGGTGTTATTAAAAGCCTTAAAATCAAATATCGACATTGCCTTATCAAGAAATTTTTAAGCTCTGTTGAAGGCAGCAAAGAATTTACATTTTCCCTACTAGATGCAGTTGATACTTTGCACCTTTGTTGGAGGGCTGTAACCCCAGAGACTATCGTTAAGAGCTATGAAGAGGCAGGATTCAAATCTCAAAAGGGAGAGAGTGACAAGACAAATGCAGAGACAGACACTGGTCTTGATTTGGTTGCCTATGCTCAGGCAGCTGGCGTGGAATTTCCTGAAGGTTTATCTATAGAAGAGTATGCTTCCCTTGATGATGATTTGGAGACATGTGAAGCTGCACCAGAAGGTGATCCAGTATGCACCGAAGAAAGTAAATCAGATGACACTGGATTTTATGCTTCCGACGAAGAGGATGATGGTGGATCTCTAGGAACTGAACTCCCTTTACCATCAAAAAATGAGGCAATAACTGCTTTAGatactcttaaaaattttcttagaAGTCAAGATATGAATGATGAGCTTCATAATTCTTTAGCAGaccttgaaatttttattaactcatcatctaaataattatttgtagTACAACATCTGAAGTGTAATAGCTTTTCCTGATGTGTTTTACTATATAAGGTATATAAAGGGAAAATACcacttaaacataaaaacaacaacaacaacaacaaaacccacttTGGTTTAATTGCATATGTCTTTGACCTGAATAGCAGAGTTCCCTAGGTAGATTAAATAATGAGTAAGTaaatgaaagatatgaatttcaATTTAGCAAGGTTTTGGGGAgtagaaaatgtatttcagaggCCTTGTACTTGAAATATATGATATAGAtgtcaaaaataaaactctcCAGCTATTTGATTCATACAGGTTGAATTGGtgattgctattttctttttttttaaacgcaGATCATgttctagaatattttattttatctacctcatctcagaaataaaatatctattacttagatatttatttttataaaggcaTATATTCTAGCCTCGTATcaagtattaattttaaattacttaatttttcttgtgACTAGCTTATCTTGTTgagaagaaattttgaaaaagtgctgaaaataaaatctcaccCAATTATACACCAAAGTGATTAAAAATAGATGTGTCACTATTTTCCAGTTATTTCTGTAGAAGGTCAAATGAAAGACTATGACCTTATCAGATGCTTTTTGTCATCCATAACCAGAAGATGATATGGATTCTTCCTAAATAtttgtatgcatatgtgtgtaatAGAAAAATCTATTACTGAAACATTTGTGAACtcttataatatttatattttaataagattaCTCTTGAAAAGtatatatgaagatatatatGCAgctactagaaaagaaaatgttttatgtggTTCTTAGAtagttttctaattttaacaGCTGAAACTTTTAATCTAtcatattattttcttagttttactgaattttattttcaggaaaaactgagtatcttttcagcatattttgatatatttaatctttttttttctttcaaattcaatGGCTAACATTGAATTAAATTTCTGTTTGAGGAAGTTCTGtctacagaatattttaaaatattgtatgaaATTATTTACTCTCCATCcataaaatagtctttaaaagtagaaaaatataacGTGTCAGACTTTTCTCTTGTCAGATTTTAAATGCCATACTTATTtaacatattacatataatttagGGTACCCtttgaaaagtattttgaaaaagtgTAAAATGTtatacagattatttttattatgaattattattaGTCTGCCAACAAAAGACACATTTGGAAGGAAATACTTATAGAAAGTATTCTGATTTTCCATTGTTGATTTATTCTACTTTTGAGATTTAGCAATAGCAAGccttaaaaatatactcaaattaagaaaatttcttGTGGAACAAAATATATAGATTACTTAAATTTAATTGAAAGCCTTTTAATTAATGATTTGATTTAAAAGTTTAGCATGGTTGGAATTGTGGACCTAAATCATGCATCGGAATCTCTCTGAAGAGCCCGAGCTGTAACTAGGGCACCTGGCATGCATTGAGCCTTcaataattcttttctctttgtttctctactTCATACCATATTGACATccaatatttttatgtaatcattGCAGATATTCTATGACATAGGAAttattgcttctatttttatagatgaggaaattgaaacctgaaaaaataatttggttaaaATCTCAGGCCCCAAACCAAAATGTGGTAGTTTCCTCTCACCTAGTCCTCTGTTCCTTTAACTATATACCACAATGCTTCTCTTCTATACTCTATACAAGaaaatgctgggtttttttccccttgagtttAGAGGCCCGAGAGTgaaatatttcagagaatttgCTGAATCTATATTGATAGCTCTGTTCCCAAGATCCCTCCTGAGAACACTCCTGCAACAACTACTCAGACTTTCTGGCTTGGTAATTCTGTACCACTCTAACACAGCAGTTCCCGTGGAGTTctagggaaaatatttgaaacaactTTAATATGCCCAAAGTGCTGAAAGTACCTACCGGTTTTTCTCTATATGacatgattcattttttatttctgaggcaTAATAAATCTAAAGGGGATAAAATTAGACAAGGCTCCtatagagaataagaaaaagatgcctgcagatttaaatttaaagataaacttTTAAGTTGTTAATGTTGTATACTCTCTGTGTAGTGTATAAGCTatataaatttaaacaatttcagaacaaaaattttttaaattcacttttctaGACCAGACAATCACGGCATACCTCGCTCCTGGTTTATCTTCTCCACACACAGTTACTACAAAGCTGGGACTAAATATCACTTGTCTTTTCAGAAAAGAACTTCACTTAACAATTCACCTGCTTTTCAGTTAAATGTGGTATTATTTTCAATGTTCTTGCTTTATGAATTTCTACTGTTGCAGCAGTGTTTTCCCCTCTGTCTACTTCATGAAACAACGAATCTTATATTGAATTTGGGACATCGATTCACTTTACTAATGAAAGGTTTGGTTCAGGATAAAGTAGGACAATGAGTAAGCCAAGACCTGAGAGTGTTATGTTGCCTGCCTGGCTTCTCATTTGGACCTAATGTCAAATGTAAAACCTCCCATTAACAGTATACAGAGCAGAATAATTGGAAGGGGGAGAAGAATAGGGGAGGGAGAGTTGAAGGAGAGCTTCCCAAGCGAACACCTCAGACCTCAAGAGAAGCCCTATTCAATCATGCTCAGTAGGGACTCAGCAGAGACTGGCAGAGAGAGATTTGTCCCTTAGGGGAGGTAGCACCCCATATCTCCCAACAGGTTCAGAGTCCAGTGGTGGGCTGGATCTTTGGGGGTACCTAGAGCTACCTAGCTAAGTACAGTGAGACATAAGGCAGCCAAGAAGATACACCAGTTGCTGAGAAGAATTCCTACCACCAGAGGAGAGAAAGGCCTAGGTTGGGGGACCATAGTTTGCACACAGTaagttctcagaaaaaaaaattcattcaatggaataaatgaaatctagCTCTAGTTCTATGCTACCTTGcaaaaaaacatttcatttctctaaacctcagtttgtACTACCCATAAAATGAGACTGACActtcatttgaatttattttgaggatgaaagaaaattttgCATGCAAATGCATTTAGCAAACTCGAAAGTGTTCCCTGACTATAAAGAATGACTAGAAAGGCACCTCTGTCCTAATTTTCCAGCTATCCCCAGGTATTAGCCTTATGGTCACTAAACATCAATGACAATTTTCTCATTGGCACTCTTCCATGAAATAAAATAGGGAAGTCAACATTTCTAGGAATATGCAATTTATGTATAGAACTAAAACATTTTCACTTTGGATGAAGGAATAAGGTACTTAGAAACCTCCATTTTTCCTTGTGCAAAGCTTCAGCAAGTATTGCAGATAGTCACCTGCTCACCATATGCTCATGTGACCTCTGTGCCAtcgcagggagtgggggaggggcggagatcTCTGGCATCTCTTCTTACAAGAGCACTGATTCCATCATGAGGAGCCCATCTTCATGATCTCATCTAACCTTAAtcacctcccccaaaccccatctCCAAGCAGCATTACACTTAAGGCTTCCACGTATGAATTTGGGGAGTgacaaacattcaatccataacaaCTACCTACTACCAATAAAGATATTcacatatggggcgcctgggtgggtcagtcagttaagcatctgactcttgattttggctcaggtcatgatctcagcatcatgagatccagccccacatccagctctgcgAGCAGTGTggattctgcttaagattctctccctctgcccctctccctgctcatgctgtcacgtatgcgtgcgctctctctcaaaaaaaaaaaagtattcatattAATCAGTTTGTGACTTGCTGTATCAGTTTCCAACTTGCTATAAACTAAAAGGGTATGTATATTTCAGAACTTGTTACTCAGCTATAGCTATTAGCAAGGTGCTCCAAGTTCATAAAACTTTAAGAAGACATGACATTTTTCATGGccttgaataaatggaaagactcaatattgaaatatatgttcatttgttCCAAGTTAATCCCGATAAAAATCCTAATGCAGGTTTGttgaaaattttgcaaaataattcaaatttttgTAAGAATAAATACGCATCAGTATctcagaaatttttgaaaaataaaaatcggGAGTATTTGACCTATACTACAATTTTAAACAATATGGTGTGGGCAAGAGAGTTAATAGGtcaatcaaaagaataatatgtgatgtctagaaaaagaaaaagaatacgtGTATGATAAAAATGGtttcaataggggcgcctgggtggcgcagtcgttaagcatctgccttcggctcagggcatgatcccagcgttctgggatcgagccccacatcaggctcctcttctaggagcctgcttcttcctctcccactccccctgcttgtgttccctactTCGCTGGCTGTCgttatctctgtcgcataaataaataaaatcttttaaaaaaaaaaaggtttcaatAGTGGTGAAATAGATGGTTATTCAGTAACTGATATTAGGGCAAATGGCTAACAatataggattaaaaaaagacatcaaaatgAATCTTAGGATTAAActctaaaagaaatgaaggaaggcaagaaagaaaaaaatgaaaaaaggaagggggaggaaaggaagaaagaatgaaaaagaagaacagaaactTGAAAATACTAGGAAAAATAGAGGTAAATGtagattttaaatagtattttagtaTTAGAAAcatactaaaagaaaaatcttttaaaaggtaTGACCCTCAAGAATAGCTGagtataaaaatactaataaagtaTGGAAATATTGTTAACATCAGTAGGAATCATatgcaagcaaaaagaaaaaatgggacatcttttgggggaggggccacaCATTAGACAAGATTATAAAGAATGATAATACCAAAGGTAGGCAAAAGCATAGAGAAATGGGTGCATTGCTGtgggaaatataaattggtacattTAGTTATTATAATTATAGTCAGTGTATATTAAATACCAATTACCAGACTTCGAAGTGTTTTGCCTGTGTTAGTTAATATTCAGAATAACTCCAActactatcatccccattttactgcTAAGAAAATTTAAGTATAGCTATAGCTAATAAATAACAGAACTAGGATTCAAACCCCAAAAATCTGACTTAAAAATATGTCATACATGATACAAATTTAtcctaacaaaataaaaatattaaggatgTTTGTTGCCGTGTGTACAGGCCCATCATCCCTTATCCAAAACCCTGGGGACATATATGTTTCAGAGTTAAGAATTTATCAGATTTGAAAaagttaatatatacatatatttcatattatgtaACACCCCCGGGAGATACTAGGGCAGCACCCCGCAATCAAACATTAATAATTTTGCAGTGAAACATATTCCTATGAAGTCAGATATGTGAAGGTTATAAATAGCTTAATAGCTTCATAGTTTTTATTGCCAACTAAATTCATATCAGTTCAGTTTATCAAATGGATTACAAAATGGCTTTCAGAACAACTCTTCTTGTTTCAGAATGCTGATAAAAGATGTGTTCCTatagtagcttaaaacaaaaacaagaccggAAACTAtttgagaggcgcctgggtggctcagtccattaaacgaccaactcttgatatcagctcaggtcatgatctcaggctcctgagatagagccctgcatagggcttggcactcagcggggagtctgctcgagattccctctcttcctctcccttagcccctccccacccccatctctctcaaataaacaaatcaatcttttaaaaaaagactgaaaactatGTGTTTTTTAGTAGAAAATTGGTTAAATATGTGTGTAATATTGAGTGCAATGTCGAGGTCCAAActttttaacttcttttactTGCACGTATATGCAAATTTGCTTGCCTGAACTGGATAGTTTTCTAAATTTGACTTGCAAATTCTGGAACTAAGATCTATTCCACTGATTGTCCTTGTTGAACATCTTACCATCCACGCCAGGCTAGAAATTTTTTTGCCAAGTGAAGCAGGATCTATAGCATAGAATTGAATTGGTGAAAAACTAGATTTGCTGGTTTAATGTACTATAGATTGCATATTCACCTCCGTGCATTAGCCCAATTTAAGTTCAAAGAAGTCAGCTTCCTTGTTCAGGGTACTCTTAGCCAATATGtcaggggaaaaaattgaaaggatAGGGCCCCACTTCACTCCACCTTAACTTATTTTTTCCTAGTCATCAAATCCaacaaaatcacattttgttttttttttaaggtggggcTGTTGTATAATCTCTTCATATATATCTACCCAACAGTGCCTATTAAAACAAACAGgctattgataaatatttgctcagtTAGAGAACTACATGCAAAGTTGCTGATAGTCTTGTTTCCTGTATTCGTAATAGactggctttttgttttgaattgtttCCCCCTAACTTCCTCTTTGTATGCCCCTGAACTCTCTTTGTTAATGCAAAGTCACCGCCTGTATTTTGGCTGCTACCACACCTTATTTTCTACGTTGCAAAATAGTTAACTCTGCATAGAGATAAGAACCACTTTCCTGTCACTACCTGCAGGGTGGAGGAACCATTCCTCCCAAAAGATCCAGAATGGTATCTCTTGACTCTTGCAAAGGTAATTGCCTCATTCGTACGCtcaaaatgtgaatatttaagAGAATTTCATATTGTTCATGTAACGAACAGTTAATTACCAAATTAAATTAAACCAACAAATtagttaccaaaaaaggaaacaaaacaaaggaaataatgacAAGACTCAGACTTATGCATTGCACCtacattaatttcttaaattgttGTAAAGTCAGCCAACAataaacttggggaaaaaaacctcatGTATGATATCACAAGAGAGTAATCATTAATTTGATATACTctaatcttaaatttttaattagaaagtaTAGTAAAGTATACATAATACAAATATCTATCTACCAATTTACATAAATACTATTATCATGTTTACTTCAGATTACCCTGTAcatgatttgttttcttaatttattcccaagtattttatagtttaattgCTACTACAaacagtattttccttttaatgttctgATTACTACTAGAAAAATTGAATGATTTTGCTGGTTTATATATAGTTACATTACCAAAGTTTCTTATTAATTCAAATCTGTTTTCTAGTCAGATCATTacattatcatttataaatagagagcacttaatttctttctttatactaattattttatttttctttatccttcctGAAGGCCACgaaatattcctttgtattttcttctactaGTTTACaagttttgttttcatatttaaatttattttgtgtgtggtaGAGGCAAGGATCTAATCTTATTTTTCCTAAAGGGAaggcccccccacacacacacatattgacTAGTTTACCTTTTTGTAATGACTTTCCTATTCATAACAATTTCCTGCACCTGTACCAAGAGGTAATTCTGGGGAAAAGTTTAAATCTTATGATGTCTGAATAAATTctaagaagaaattagaaattaaaccAAAAGACAGTTAAATTTCCCTGGAAAGAttaagtttgttgtttttttgctaCTGAATGGACATGGGGACTTGTGGGCTAGTAAaggttttggagtttttttttttttttgagagagaatgtgggcATGAATGCGCATGGGaacagtgggggggggtggcacagcagagggagagggagagggagagagtaccAAGCAGGCCCCACGTCCGGTGAGGAACCCTACcggggacttgatctcatgaccctgagatcatgacctgagctgaaatcaagagtcggtcgctcaacccactgagccacccaggctcagcttattttttatctatttttataaagattttatttattttagagagagagaaagagggcacaagtggggtgaggagcagagggagagggacaagcagactctgaactgagtgtagagcccaacacggggctcgatcccatgaccctgagatcgtgacccgagccaaaatcaagttggatactcaactgactgagccacagttGCCCCCAccaagcttattttttttaaaaaaggtttatttttgcattcctgAACTGTAGTGTGTACAATTTAAGTCTACTACAAGGCTAACGTAACAACCTTTTACATCATCTACTTATACTTAGGCGGCAGAACTTCAATTTTGAGACTTTTTCTTCCAAATCTGATCTTTGTCTGTCACACTCATTTATTCTATTAGAGAAATCATACAAAATCCCAGGAAATCCAGGTTAATTTTACCTAATTTATTTACTCCAGGAATTTTCCAAATAGAACTGATTCAATCCTAGTGCCTTTCAAGATTGTAGTGAGGGAAAAATGACTATTTATCCCACAAGAACCTATCACACGCCTTAGGCTAGGCACTGAGGATTTAATGGTGAGATTGAAAAAAAGTCCCTTATGGAATCAGTGGTCTCGTGGGGAAGGCGGACACTGCTAAATAATGACACAAACACATATAACATTGCAAATGCAATAAATACTCCGAAGCAGCAGTAGCTGCTGCTCTAAAATCGTATAACATGGGAATCTGACATAGTCTTAGGGTCAGGGAAGAAGTGTCAGGAGCTGAGACCAGAGATTTGAATGATAAGTGAGAGTTTACTAGGCAAAGGAGATGAAGAGAAGACCGTTCTGGGCAAAGGCTCTGAAAGGGAAAGAGCCTGAATGGGTTAAGGAATTGAAAGAATCTAGAGTGAAGAAAATTGTAGAGACCAGGCCTTGCAGGGACTGGCCCGGGTCAGGGCTGGGTAAGCATTCACCCTCCTATTTGTAGGAAAACAtgtagaaggaaaagaagtcttCCCATCTTGGTCTTCTAAAGCCTAGGCCAAAGCAAGGTAATGGGACTTGGAACACACTCAAAACATTagcaagaaaatggaatttgATGGAAGTGGAGTCTCTTCTCAAGAGAAAAAGCAGTTCCTGCCACAGTGTGGAGGAGAGACAAAGGCCTGAGAGCAGAGACATCAATGTGGCCAAACAATAATGAGGAAGGTGACAGGCAAGGTCACTGAGAGGGACGTCATTTGAAGGTCAAGAACTATGGGAGCTGAGTTGGCTATGCAGATGGTGCAGAACCCACTGGAGGGAGCACGGGAATGGGCAGTGCCCATCGCCTGGGCCTCGGGCTCATGTCAGCCGTCCTCCCTCCTCACACCTGCTCAGGGGAGTCTTCCTCTGACAGCAGCAGCCAGGACTTTGCTTGGCGACCACCTTGCAGAAATGATGCCAGTCCCAGCCCCTCTGAAGATGATGAAATAGTGACACCATTTCCTTTATGCTAATAATATAAATTACAACCTAGGAGGAAAGACTAAATGTATGGAACAAATAGGTGAGGTTATACTATAAGACATACATctttacaaaaacaataaaatggattTCAACAATCTCCTATAACATTCTTGATTCCCTTTCTGCTACTTCTCTATAAATACAGACGACTATAATGTGTAATAAGGCAGCACAGGTAGAATAATAGACAGGGTTCTCCTAATTCTCTGTTTTGAGGTGTGATTTTTCATGGGATGGCGTGAGTTAGGTTGGGCCAATGCTCTCAAATGGCTTCACTGGGAATTAACATCTTACTTAGAATAACACATCTTCAatgctattaaaaaagaaataaataatccacCTAAAAGCTATCTATTTTAAGGTTCAAGCCTCAAAAGGAGGACTTGAAAACacccaaggggaaaaaagatatgacaaaaggcaaaataaatatttatttaaaaaaatgatgctctagggggcgcctgggtggcacaacggttaagcgtctgcctttggctcaggggcgtgatccgggccttatgggatcaagccccacatcaggctcctccgctatgagcctgcttcttcctctcccactccccctgcttgtgttccctctctcgctggctgtctctctatctctgtcgaataaataaataaaatcttaaaaaaaaaaaaagatgctctaATAAATGATGTCCccctctgtttttccccccttatcTAGTGTAGTAAGAAGATATGCTGTACTATGTAACAGACTGGGGTACGGGAGTCAAGAAGGGAGAGTAAAgccacgcctgggtggctcagatggttaagcgtctgccttcggctgaggtcatgagcccagggtcctggaatcaagtcccccatccggctccctgctcagtggggagcctgcttctccttctgcctgctgctccccctgcttgttctctgtctctctgtgtgtcaaataaataaatagaatcttaaaaaaaaaaaaaaaagtaaaaagtatgtTTTAGCACAGATAAAGCACAGCAGGCAAGGttctttcctctaattttttattttgggttttttcttgatattttaatcCTATTCTTCAGCTATCCTTagcataaaaaatagaaaaaatacttttagaacTATTTGCTGTCCTCTCCAAATTCTGTTGTTGTCGCTGGAGCGACCATATTGTCAGCAGGAGTATCGCTCCCTGCTTTACGATGAATGCATTAACCGGAGTAGGAGTCCTTAAAATCACTTCTGCGGAGAGCATACTTTTCTCACACTGCTCCACCTCCAACATATGTAATTAACAAGAAACCAGGCTTCTTAAAGACTAACTTTATTTCACCCAGTGCCCCTGGTTGAAGGAtggttcttttgatttttcttttcttttcttttttttttaaagattttatttatttattcgacagagacagccagcgagagagggaacacaagcagggggagtgggagaggaagaaacaggctcatagcggaggagcctgatgtggggctcgatcccgtaacgctgggatcacgccctgagccgaatgcagatgctcaaccgctgtgccacgcaggcacccctgatttttattttctggaagaatttttcCTATAAGttcaggcaaaaaaaattttttaactttcaaaataatGTGTGTGATAGACACGCTGTGCTGAGCAGTTTGAGACCTTTGAGTCTAGGAAAGGCACTGCTCCTAATTAACTGCCCAGAGAATGG
Proteins encoded in this window:
- the TIGD4 gene encoding tigger transposable element-derived protein 4; translated protein: MAEASEDASALPVTVKKKKSLSIEEKIDIINAVESGKKKAEIAAEYGIKKNSLSSIMKNKDKVLEAFESLRFDPKRKRLRTAFYTDLEEALMRWYRIAQCLNVPVNGPMLRLKANDFAQKLGHNDFKCSNGWLDRFKSRYGLVFRAQPVEATGVSVDPSTVWHQNVLPYYLNDYHPKNVFNIKETGLLYRMLPTNTFAFKGETCSIGKLCKDRITLVVGTNMDGSEKLPLLIIGKNRNPHCFKGIKSLPVCYEANRMAWMTSDIFEQWMRKLDEKFQAQQRRVVIFVDSFPSHPEVKDLKSIELAFFPSCLSSKFIAMKQGVIKSLKIKYRHCLIKKFLSSVEGSKEFTFSLLDAVDTLHLCWRAVTPETIVKSYEEAGFKSQKGESDKTNAETDTGLDLVAYAQAAGVEFPEGLSIEEYASLDDDLETCEAAPEGDPVCTEESKSDDTGFYASDEEDDGGSLGTELPLPSKNEAITALDTLKNFLRSQDMNDELHNSLADLEIFINSSSK